tataccgcaaattatatcgttatcgcaatattaatcactgatatcgcatatcgcgagttttcttcatatcgtgcagccctgctttcttttattcttttgaacagaaatgcattttatgatGCTCCCAGAGCCCTCTGGTCCTCAGGTGCAGGTCTACTGGTGGTCACATGGCGAGGCTTTAAAAATCGATTAAATCGATTAAAAGAAGATCGGAGATTAAAGAAAAAGCTTCAAACTTGCCTTTTTTAACTtagcttttaaatatgtttacacCTCcttttgttgctgctgctgtgttatCTTtgtcaattaaaacaaaactaattttATAGACTTTATGTAAAGCACATTAAGGTTATGTGCAACAGGAAAGGGGTTTAAGAAATAAAGTTGCATTTTAAGAAAGCCATGATGTTTTACTTTAGGCAGTGGGAGTGATGCCGCCTCCCTCCTCACATCGGCACAGAAGAAGGGCGACCACTACATCCTAAATGGCTCAAAGGTAATCCAAAGCTGTTTCAGGCCtaataaaaagcttttggtGAGAGAAACTATTCTTATTCTGCTTCTCTTTTAGGCCTTCATCAGCGGAGGAGGAGACACAGACGTGTATGTTGTTATGTGCAGAACAGGAGTGAAAGGACCTAAAGGCATCTCCTGCTTGGTGGTGGAGAAGGGAACGCCAGGCCTCAGCTTCGGcaaaaaggagaagaaggtTCCTCCTTGATCCGCTGGTTGTAATAAATGAAGTCACCACTAGATGGCGGACGCTCACACAGCTGTTGTCCGGCCTGTTGTTTAGGTGGGCTGGAACTCTCAGCCCACCAGGGCGGTGATCTTTGAGGACTGTGAAGTTCCAGTGACCAACCGGCTCGGCGAGGAAGGACAGGGCTTCAACATTGCCATGAAAGGTCTGAATGGAGGTCGAATTAACATTGGtgagcagaaaaacacttttttttaatcaaaagttgACCAAAAGGTTTATACCATTTTcaagttaaacattttttaggatTAACAAAAAGGACGAATATATCAATTCTCattaacattattattattatttctcaaTTAGCAAACAGGGTGTTTGTATTCCTGTTTGtgtatttacaaaaatgtttttgattccaGACTACTTGAGCATTTAGAGAACTATAATAATGACAGTGTTtttaaagatggaaaaacgtttGTGCTCCTACGAGGTGCTTTCAAAAACTCATTTCTCCTGTCCTgtcttcattttctaaatgtaattttaaaggTATAATGATGCAAATCTGCAGTAATTTCCTTTCAAATCGATTTTtacggcagtttagctcaggcggtagagcaggtcgtccaacaaccgaagggtcggcggtttgatccccgctctccccagccagccgTCGCCCCCCCCGAGCGCGTCcagcctgcagctcaccgcttcccccaggggatgggtcaaaatgcggagaagaatttcccaaTTGTGGGATAAagaaagtatcaattattaataATACTTATTATTCTCTTgctataaagaaaaatgaaataatgttttgtttatacATGATATggttaaaaacttttctttccCAGCAAAAGCATCataaactttaacattttcagtATTTTGGGTGTCAAATTATGGCCCTGTAccttttttattgacaaaattcTCCAGCTAATTAGCAATAGGTGGGCGGGGGGGATTGAGTTGGAAACCCTCCTGCAGTATTCAGTACTTAGTGTCATTACACTAGCACCCACAAGGGGGCAAATTAAGTCTTTAGCtccttttatttcacatttgtatGTAGTGTTAAAATTGAGAAATGAATTGATAAACGCACAAGAACGGACATTAATAGAATAGAACAAGGTTTTGACAAAACGTACTCACACATCcacaattaaaacatatttgttttaatttatttgattatttattaacaaataagtAACCTTTTAACCTCCACAGGTGAATAAGAGAGTAAACAGAACCCAATGCAGCCTTTTATGCAAAGAAttgctgtttttcttctaaagtaaattaaaaagataaattatCTTATATGGATGTAATATGGACTGTATGtaatgtttacagtttttcaatttttctcacatttttgctctaaagctaaaaaaaaaaagaaaactggtcCAAGTTCAACTATGTTGGATAAAAAGTCTCCAGTGCATCTTTGGAGAACTTCATGGTTTTAAGATTTTTGCATAAATTGTGTGCAGATTGTATCAAAGTCCTGAGGTGGTTTAAGCATGACCAATAGTCTTAGCGGTTCTCCGTAcacagtttggtttttcttttttatcaagaCAGTTATGGTTGATGTTTTTACAAAGACGTTTCACGTTTGAAACCCACTCGTCACAGCTTCCTGTTCTCTTGGGGCGGCGCATGCCAGCTTGTTGTTGGCGAGGGATCACCTGCTGGTGCGGAAGCAGTTTGGAGAGGCGCTCGCCAACAACCAGGTCAGAccagagtttattttttattaattcaatCCAAATTGGACAGAGTTGTGTGTCTGTCCTtaacctttttctctttttggtttTAGTATCTTCAGTTTAAACTGGCAGAAATGGCCACTAAGTTGGTGGCGTCTCGTCTTCTGGTGCGGGAAGCTGCAAAGGCTCTACAGACGAACCATCCCGACGCCGTTTCCCTCTGCTCCATGGCCAAGCTCTTTGTGACAGACGAGTGTTTTAATGTCAGTGAAAGTTTATTTGACCACAAACATGTGATAAAATCCTCTTGAAGCTTTTCTGGAAAATCAAAGCGGACGTGCTCGGACTCAGGATgcttctcttcttcctctgtgTTGTGTATGCTAATATCTTCCTCATTCCGCCTCCTGCAGGGATGCAAACATCACTGCTTGTCAGTTGCATGCAGGTTGATCTGACAGGCTCACATCTGAAACCCTGCTGAAGCATGACCAGCTGGGCTGCTCATGTGTGCAGCTCTGCCTTCAGACGATTTGCCTACTGTTCATTCTCCAGAGTCTTGACTCATTTTCCTATAGCTCAGAAGATAAAAAAGTATCCATTAGAGAAACAAAACTGATTTGTTCTTATCTTATAGATCTGCAACCAGGCCCTTCAGATGCACGGCGGCTACGGTTACCTGAAGGACTACGCCGTGCAGCAGTTTGTGCGTGACATCAGAGTCCACCAGATCCTAGAGGGTCAGTTTGTCCTcctttttgtcaaaataacgGCCATATTTAGAACTAAGACGGCTTCTTTGGATCTGTGTAGGAACCAACGAGGTGATGAGGATGATCATCTCCAGAAATCTGCTGATGGAATCCTGATGAATCTCTTCTCCTGGATCACCAGAACCTTTCCTTCAGCATCAtagtttttcttcaaatgtggTCACTTTGTGTTTATTGGTTGACGTGATTTCTGGGATTCAACATGGTTGAAGTAAGCAAAGGACTGTTGGACTTTTCGAGGAGAAACAGGACTTTAGACAAACAGAACCATAATCACATATATAGATTCTACttctaaaaatggcattttgtTCTCTACAAACCATGCAGCCGAATCCTGATCAGACTGTTCGAATGAGCGCTGATGCTTCAGCTGTTGGACGTTTACCTCTCAGGCTCTTCTGCTGAAAGCATCTTTGCCGCTGCAGCATCAACACTTTACCCATGCGAACACAAGCATCgactgtgtatgagaactgggccgagtgagtgtgatgtcacccgtagaaaatggcttactgcCGGTTCCAACCAAGTGAACTCAATTCTGTCGCCATTTGTTTGCGATGCGGACATCGACATGTTAGAACCAGACATCAGTAAGCAGGGAttcaagtcggtctgagtcgacgtttctatggcaaccactctcacatgtcaggagtgagcttgtttggAGTCCACCCCCCCTACCACTTGACTGCCAGATGTTCGATATGAGAACACATAATTTTATTGATgcctctgattggccagtttatatcTTAAATacctatagaaaaaaaatagaactatCGACgtcagagcaagaatgtttcttctgaccaatagaatgactgagtaacagctgcttatttctctACAGAACTCTATGGGATTATGGCTTCTtagaaccagcaggtacttcctgtttgggggaggagtcacttagtccagttctcatatgcagttAATGCAAACAATCAAGCACTCTAGAATGTTCcattagtttgttttaaccC
The Oryzias latipes chromosome 13, ASM223467v1 DNA segment above includes these coding regions:
- the acad8 gene encoding isobutyryl-CoA dehydrogenase, mitochondrial — its product is MAVVGPLSRIARIGSTFCRNNSVVSSRSSQRRGIVSCIDPSHGLTDEQKEFQKVAFDFAANEMAPHMADWDQKEIFPVETMRKAAQLGFGGIYVQPDVGGSGLSRLDTSIIFEALSTGCVSTTAYISIHNMCAWMIDTFGNNEQREKFCPDLCSMEKFASYCLTEPGSGSDAASLLTSAQKKGDHYILNGSKAFISGGGDTDVYVVMCRTGVKGPKGISCLVVEKGTPGLSFGKKEKKVGWNSQPTRAVIFEDCEVPVTNRLGEEGQGFNIAMKGLNGGRINIASCSLGAAHASLLLARDHLLVRKQFGEALANNQYLQFKLAEMATKLVASRLLVREAAKALQTNHPDAVSLCSMAKLFVTDECFNICNQALQMHGGYGYLKDYAVQQFVRDIRVHQILEGTNEVMRMIISRNLLMES